The sequence below is a genomic window from Rickettsiales bacterium.
CATAAGCTCTTTGTAGGAAAGTGGAATAAAGTGCCAGAAATGGTTTGATTCCATCACAAGCAAGACCAGCTGCAAAAGTTACTGCATGCTGCTCTGCCATTCCTACATCAAACATTCTATCTGGAAAAACTTCCGAGAATTGTTGAAGTCCTGTTCCTGAAGGCATTGCTGCTGTGATAGCTACAATTTTTTTATCTTTTTTAGCTAGGTTTAATAAACAATCTGAAAATACCTTAGTATAAGAGGGAGTTTCACTAGAAGATTTTTTTTGTTTTCCAGTGTTTAAATCAAACTTGCCTACTGCATGATATTTCTCTTGGCATGATTTCTCAGATGAGAATCCTTTTCCTTTTTCTGTAACCACATGGAGCAGAATAGGTTTATTGATGCTATGGTCATTTTTAATGTTTTCTAGCAGTGACACCATTTCTTCAACATTATGACCATTAATGGGGCCTAAGTAATAAAATCCCATTTCCTCGAAGAAATTACCATCATTGATTAGATCTTTAGTATTCCTCTCAAACTTCTTCATAATAGTTCTGATTGGGTTTGGGAATAATTTTAAAATCTTTTTACTTGTATCGCGGAAAGATAAATATGGTTTAGAGGAGATTAGTTTTGTTAGATAAGTTGTTAATGCACCGGTGGCAGGTGCTATAGACATTCTATTGTCATTGAGCACTAAAATTAAACGGCTTCCTAAATCTCCAGCATTATTCATTGCTTCATAAGCCATTCCTGCTGTCATTGCTCCATCTCCAATAACTGCAATTACTTCCCTTTTTTCTTTTTGTAAATCTCTTGCTAGTGCCATACCTAATGAAGAAGAGATGGAGGTCGCGCCATGCCCACCAATGAAACAATCATATTCACTCTCTAGTCTTTTAGTGAACCCAGATAAACCACCTTCTTGACGCATGCTGAGCATTTCCTTGCGTCTGTTGGTAAGAATTTTATGGGGATATGCTTGATGGCCAATATCCCAAACTAATCTATCATGTGGAGTGTTAAATACATAATGCAGAGCCACAGTTAGTTCTACCACTCCTAAACCGGCCCCTAAATGCCCACCTGTATGTGATACTGCTTCAATAGTTTCTTGGCGTAGCTCTTGGCAAACTTGAGGTAATTGAAGTGTGTTAAGCTTGCGCAAATCCTTAGGGCTGTCTATTTTATGTAAAAGATCTTTTTTGGTTATTGGCATTATTTATAGATCAAATAATTTAGTTTTAAATAAGATAAAGATTTACAGCGTTTTAAGCAAGTGTGAATTCATCTTCAGATTAAAGTTTATTATTTTGCTTTATTTTTTTTTTGCCTTTATATTTTTCTGAGAATACGGGCTCTTGAGTTGTGTAATGCTCGCGGTAGGTACGATAAATAGTGATACCTGCTTCTTCCATTAATCTTTCCTGGCATAAATTATATCTATAAAGACAAATTTCATTTTTACCAAATTGATGGATGCGATCTTCAAAAAAGTCTAAAACATTTAATAAACACCAGTTGTAACCATCATAAACTTTAGCTTTGAAATATCCCTTATAGCCCTTTATATTATAATTATTCATAATTAGGGCATAAAGATCTTCCTCATTGT
It includes:
- the dxs gene encoding 1-deoxy-D-xylulose-5-phosphate synthase, encoding MPITKKDLLHKIDSPKDLRKLNTLQLPQVCQELRQETIEAVSHTGGHLGAGLGVVELTVALHYVFNTPHDRLVWDIGHQAYPHKILTNRRKEMLSMRQEGGLSGFTKRLESEYDCFIGGHGATSISSSLGMALARDLQKEKREVIAVIGDGAMTAGMAYEAMNNAGDLGSRLILVLNDNRMSIAPATGALTTYLTKLISSKPYLSFRDTSKKILKLFPNPIRTIMKKFERNTKDLINDGNFFEEMGFYYLGPINGHNVEEMVSLLENIKNDHSINKPILLHVVTEKGKGFSSEKSCQEKYHAVGKFDLNTGKQKKSSSETPSYTKVFSDCLLNLAKKDKKIVAITAAMPSGTGLQQFSEVFPDRMFDVGMAEQHAVTFAAGLACDGIKPFLALYSTFLQRAYDQVINDVALQCLPVRFIIDRAGYVGADGPTHAGSYDITYLCALPNFIV